The stretch of DNA ATGGAATTTTTGCGAAGTTATTTAAATTATTATAATAATTTTTTCTATACTCCCTTAGTGACTTATAGTCTAAGGTGGAGTGTAATCTTTTTGCATTATAAAATAATTCAATATATTCAACTATAGCTTGTTTTGATTCCGCTCTCCTTTTAAATTTTCTTCCATAAAGAAAGTCTTTCTTTAAAGATGAGAAGAATGATTCTGCACAAGCATTATCATAACAACATCCTTTAGCACTCATACTTTGCATACATCCAGTATCTCTTAATAAATCTTGATAGTCACAGGATGCATACTGAACCCCTCTATCAGAATAAAAAAAATAAATGAGCAATATCTATTCTGCCATATTTGCTCATTTATTTATATTAGTCTTAATTTATTATATTCACATACTTACCTTAGATTAGATAAATTTATTCTTATAGTCTGGTTAGCTAGTAGTTCTAATAACTTAGGATGATCTAATCTTATATATATTCCAGTTTCTTTATCTAACTTTGGGAATATATAGTCAGCCTTCATATCTAAATCACCGTACACTTCCTTGTTTGTTGTTTGTGAAGCTAGATATTTCTGATCTCCATTAATAATTGATAGATGATTAACTGAGATATATCCTGTAGTTCTCATTGTAATTATAGTTTTATCATTCTTATTGACTATACTTTCTACTTCTAATTTCCCTAAATCCCCTAAATCTAATTGAATTCCTTCATCTAATTTATAAGTAACATTTCTATCTTCGCCATTACCTACTGGTCCTGACTTACTAACAAAAGAGATTATTGACAATTCCCCATCTTCACTAGGATTTTCGTATTGCTCTCTTATTATTATACCATCATCGGAAGTATCATTCGTTTTATCTTTAAAATCTAAAACTCCTTTTTTACTATCCCATAAATAAGTACGAAAATATACTTCACTATTTTGGTTCCACGGATTACTGTTTAAAACTTCCATAGTTATGCCTGTTGGGGATTTTGTTAGCTTAGTGACTTCACTTTTTAATCCCTTATACGAAATAATCTTATTAATTAAAAGGTCTTTACTCTTTATATTCTTACTATCTAAATTAATTTTAAATGGTTCTTCGTTAATTTGTATAGTTTTTATGATATTATCTTTATCATATATATCTATACTATTAATAGTAATAGTTCCATCTAGTATCTCTGGCCAGGTTTCACTACTGTTTGAGTTTATTCCATAACTAATCATACCATAATAAGTATAATCATC from Clostridium chauvoei encodes:
- a CDS encoding DUF4179 domain-containing protein, producing the protein MDDNFDKELKGMAKKSNVKEPWDIKELVENACKNNKKINKFSKPKKFIIAASMLILCTASFGIFVSANVQEIPIINKVLEYFTKSNKIDKGYEGNTVKENYSAIEDKYTVGIEDVYFDGGKLVFFYKIKSTEVLDKSNVYYLNTTLKVNANIDATGALEEKEFIDDYTYYGMISYGINSNSSETWPEILDGTITINSIDIYDKDNIIKTIQINEEPFKINLDSKNIKSKDLLINKIISYKGLKSEVTKLTKSPTGITMEVLNSNPWNQNSEVYFRTYLWDSKKGVLDFKDKTNDTSDDGIIIREQYENPSEDGELSIISFVSKSGPVGNGEDRNVTYKLDEGIQLDLGDLGKLEVESIVNKNDKTIITMRTTGYISVNHLSIINGDQKYLASQTTNKEVYGDLDMKADYIFPKLDKETGIYIRLDHPKLLELLANQTIRINLSNLR